The following nucleotide sequence is from Deltaproteobacteria bacterium.
GTATCGCAAGCAGTTTGCACGTGGCCGCATCGGAAAAGAGGAGCTTAAACAGTCGATCGAGCGTTTCTTACGCCGCCACAATAGCGCGTTGGATAGCGAGGCAGTTTTTAAACTGTTAACTTTGCCAGCAATCCCCGGCTTGCGAGTCGATTCCCGGGTGCAGGCATTTATAGCGGATACCTGTGTGGAGAAGCGCAGTTACTTTAGGGAAATTTTTAAACAGATTCGGCATGTCGACATCTCTGAGGTTATCACGCCCGTATTCTGCAAATTTTTTGCCGCCTATTTTGATTTTGGAGCAGCCTATTGGCCAATGCCTGAACGAGAGCGGGGAATTTGGCAATGTTTTGTAGCGTTGTATAGCGAGAAGCTGTTGTTTGCAGGAAGCTTCGACAGGCGCGTACGGTCAATAGTGCAAAATCTAAATGACTGTTCAGCCGCTGAGGCAATAGATCGCTTGGTTAAAGATCTCCCCATCGAAAGAAATTATCTTTCGGAATATTTTTTTCAGCTTTTGAATCGCTATAAGGGCTGGGCAGCCCTTACAAAAAGTCTGGAGGATAATCCTGAATGGATTGAGAATAAAGAAATAAAGCCAAGCCTGGAAGAAATGTTAGCGGTCTTGCTGGTCTTGGAGATTGCAGCAATTACCAAATACACTGCGTGGTCGAGTTTGCGAGTTCCTAAAGTTACACTTGTCCCGCAGTTTGAATCAGTTTTTCTTCTCAAGGCCATTGGCGTAATAGGTTTGTCTAAGGGTGAACCCATTCCAAATAATTTAAGGATACTTACGAATTTTCATCGGGAGGAAATCTGGCAGTGTGCATTTGAGGAGACCCTTTACCGCCAGTTTTTGGGAATATATCGCCATAATGCATTAAAAAGCTATCATAAGCCTGTCAAGCCTTCTTATCAGGTCTTTTTCTGTATTGATGAAAGAGAAGAATCGCTGCGCAGGTATTTGGAGCAGATTGACAAGAGCTGTGAGACGTTTGGCGTTGCAGGTCATTTTGCCCTCGATATGAATTTTAAAGGAGTCTTTGACAAACATTATCGCAAGCTTTGTCCTCCCGTAGTTCGAGCGGAGAAGTTTATTCGGGAAGAAATGATAGAATCGCCCTCCCGTCTACGCTGGCTCATCACCTATGGCGAGTTACAATGGCTTGCCAGCCTCAGCTCAAAGACACTTGTGCGTGGCGGCTTGCAGTCGATTTTACAGGGTTTATTTAATATTGTTCCCTATTCTATAGACATTATTTCGCCCGCATTTAGCGCAAAAATTAAGGAGTATTTGCGTTCTCATTTCTACAAATCGTTTCGTACTAGGTTAGTATATCAGCGAGAAGAAACCGATCGCGGATATAATCTGGAGGAGCGAATTGCTAGAGCCGAGGCGGTTTTGCGAACGGCTGGTG
It contains:
- a CDS encoding DUF2309 family protein, with amino-acid sequence MSASVQQLVKEARELLPEQGPLPYFVHHNTLHHFEDYHFLEAVKKGAILNDAFAFMSESWYRKQFARGRIGKEELKQSIERFLRRHNSALDSEAVFKLLTLPAIPGLRVDSRVQAFIADTCVEKRSYFREIFKQIRHVDISEVITPVFCKFFAAYFDFGAAYWPMPERERGIWQCFVALYSEKLLFAGSFDRRVRSIVQNLNDCSAAEAIDRLVKDLPIERNYLSEYFFQLLNRYKGWAALTKSLEDNPEWIENKEIKPSLEEMLAVLLVLEIAAITKYTAWSSLRVPKVTLVPQFESVFLLKAIGVIGLSKGEPIPNNLRILTNFHREEIWQCAFEETLYRQFLGIYRHNALKSYHKPVKPSYQVFFCIDEREESLRRYLEQIDKSCETFGVAGHFALDMNFKGVFDKHYRKLCPPVVRAEKFIREEMIESPSRLRWLITYGELQWLASLSSKTLVRGGLQSILQGLFNIVPYSIDIISPAFSAKIKEYLRSHFYKSFRTRLVYQREETDRGYNLEERIARAEAVLRTAGATGSFAPYVFFIAHGSSSLNNPHEAAHDCGACGGGRGAPNARLLATILNEAEVRKGLGKRGITIPNETVFVGGYHNTCNDEIIIFDAPLETDEKLRAHYSMLKKAASLSSAERCRRFDDVSPSKSDEACFEYVQGRALDLTQPRPEYGHATNAFCIVGPRRNSKNLFLDRRAFLVSYDEAVDPDGAILKGLLGALGPVCAGISLEYYFSFVDNERYGCGTKLPHNITSLVGVMNGYMSDLQLGLPWQMVEIHEPTRLLMLVCCSKEAMEKLLSEEGGFQRLVKNDWISLVVHDEGRKQLFRYDTSLCPIEPLATDIPQYEIFDRRLFEEADHLPFGMLN